In the Oncorhynchus keta strain PuntledgeMale-10-30-2019 chromosome 29, Oket_V2, whole genome shotgun sequence genome, one interval contains:
- the LOC118362269 gene encoding transcription cofactor vestigial-like protein 2: MSCLDVMYPVHGHYAPHAPATPAFINNFQAPVGLRSTSPRHRDFMMESRGMQRGHGGVSSGTSVGPGSSSSSYPSAKRPEEGPKEKQEVPEAEYLTSRCILFTYYQGDISSVVDEHFSRALSSYMEGEGKKRALDLGTDTPSPSSRHSFPPSFWDSNYPSSQCRSHCEPRAPTYSMDPYASGLHPGLPHPHSHLHPAEEWGYAQCQAYGAPRPLHELYSPSGLEPHHPYVPLLMPTMRPSHLGTLPGQHPYDISKLDPTAPWPGLLPPGEMAINMDTGLQHHKKGKELYWF; encoded by the exons gcACCAGTCGGTCTGAGGAGCACCTCTCCTCGCCACAGAGACTTCATGATGGAAAGCAGGGGGATGCAAAGGGGTCACGGGGGGGTGTCGTCAGGCACCAGCGTGGGCCCcggctcttcctcttcctcatatCCCTCCGCCAAGCGACCGGAGGAAGGCCCTAAGGAGAAACAGGAAGTCCCCGAGGCTGAGTACCTGACGTCACGTTGCATCCTCTTCACGTACTACCAGGGGGACATCAGCAGTGTGGTGGACGAACACTTCTCCAGGGCACTCAGCTCCTACATGGAAGGAGAGGGCAAGAAGAGGGCGTTGGACCTGGGCACAG aCACCCCTTCACCCAGCAGTCGCCACAGCTTCCCCCCATCCTTCTGGGATAGCAACTACCCCTCCTCCCAGTGTCGCTCCCACTGCGAGCCCAGAGCGCCCACCTATTCCATGGACCCCTACGCTTCCGGACTCCACCCAGGCCTTCCTCACCCCCACTCACACCTGCACCCAGCAGAGGAGTGGGGCTACGCACAATGCCAAGCCTACGGGGCCCCCAGGCCGCTCCATGAACTCTATTCCCCCAGTGGCCTAGAGCCCCACCACCCATATGTCCCCCTTCTCATGCCCACTATGCGACCCTCCCACCTGGGCACCCTCCCCGGACAACACCCCTACGATATCAGCAAGCTGGACCCCACCGCCCCCTGGCCGGGCCTGCTGCCCCCAGGTGAGATGGCCATCAACATGGACACAG GCCTCCAGCATCACAAGAAAGGGAAGGAGTTGTACTGGTTTTAA